GGTTCATCCATAATATAAAGCATATTCTTTTTCCCACGAATTTTACTTATTTCTTTAGCTAACCTTAATCGTTGTGCCTCTCCACCTGAAATAGTATTAATCTGCTGACCTAGCTTCATATATCCTAACCCAAGATCACATAAATATTTTAACTTGTTATATATATATGTTTGATTTTCAAAGAAAGAAAGTGCTTCTTCAAAATTCAAATCCAAAACTTGTGCTATATTTTTTCCTTTATATAATACTTCTAATACCTCACTAGTATACCTAGCGCCTTTGCACACTGGACACTCAGTTTGTAAATCCCCTAAATAGTGAACATGTGTATCTAAGTATCCCATTCCTTTACAAGATGAACATCCACCTTTGGAATTAAATGAAAAATTAGCCATATCTGTTAATCCATACTTCTTAGCATCATCACATTCTGCAAAAATATTTCTTATAGTATCAAAAATACCAATATAAGTAGCTGGTATTGATTTCTTGGATCTACTAATTGGTGATTGATCAATACAATAAACGTCTTTTATTTTTTTCATTCCTTCTATACGCAAATATTTCCCTGGAGTGATTCTAGGATCATGCAAAGTAGACCAAAAAGCTTTATAAAGAATTTCTATAGCCAACGAACTTTTCCCTGATCCAGAAACACCTGTTAAACAGACTAATCTATTTAATGGTATTGATACATCTATATTTTTCAGGTTATTTGCTTGTGCTCCAACAATCTTGATGAAATCAAATTTATTTTCACAAGGGTGTTTCATCATTACATAATCACTTCTGCGTCTTAAAAAAGGGGCAATTATTGACTTATGACTTTTCACAACGTCTTCAATAGTTCCATCTGCAACTACTTCGCCACCGTTAACACCTGCACCTGGCCCCATTTCTATAATATAATCGGCTTTTTTAATTACATCAACATCATGTTCTATAGTTATAACTGTATTTCCCTGAGCTCTCAACTGTTCTAAAAGTTCAATGATTTTTATATTGTCCATACCATGTAGTCCTACTGTTGGTTCATCAATTATATAAGTTAATCCCATTAATCCTGAACCTATTTGTCCAGCTAGTCTCACTCTCTGATATTCACCACCTGAAAGAGTATCTGCCCTTCTATTTAAACTAAGATATCCTAATCCGATTCTTATTAGTGAATTTAATCTTGTCCTAATTTCGTGTATTATTGGTAATAATGCATCTTCTTTTTCATAAGGTATTTCTATATTTTCAATAAAATACTTTAAATCACTAAGTTCCATGTTACCCAAATCATTATAGCTATACCCCATAATGTTTACAAATTGTCTTTGAGGCTTCAGTCTTGTACCATTACATGATTGACACATTTCATCACTCATAAACTTATTAAAGAAATTTTCTTCTGCTTTACTGAGTTCAAGATTTTGTTTATTCTCATAGTATTTATTTATCCTGTTTACTAACCCTTCAAACTCAACATTTTCACCAACTTTAGGAGTATAGCTGGGCATCTCTTTATCATAACCTTCTGGCCTTATCAACGGAAACCTATCCCCATTAGTTCCATAAAAAATTATCTTCTTAGCAAAGTCAGGTAAATCTTCAAAAGGCTCTTCAAATGAAAACTCATAATGTTTTGCTAAACTATACATGAGCATAAACCAAAATGAATGCTTATTGTTATAAACTTGTGTAAAGAAAGGACCTTTCTTCATACTTTTTTTGCTATTTTGTACTAATGTAGATGGATATACAACTTTCCTTAATCCACTACCATGGCACTCTTCACATGCGCTATTAAAATCATTAAATGAGAAGAAAGATGGTAGAACCTCTGCCATAACCATACCATGTTCTATACACCCATGTTTTTTGAAAAACCACTCACATTTTTTTCTTTCCTCAATATCAGGTATAACAATTCTTAAAAACCCCTCACCTTGAGAAATAGCATTCTGTATTACTTGAATCTCACTTCTAGATAGTTCTTGATGTATTTGAATTTTATCTGCAATTACCATAATAGACTTTGGTGATTTATCAACAACTATCCAATCTCGAAGATCTTTACGCTCACCATCTATCTCAACTCTTTTATAACCCTTTTTGCGTAATTCAGCAAATAATTCTTCGTATTTTTTGTTTCTAGCTTTATATACAGGAAATTGTAATTCTATAATAGTTGATTCAGGAAGCTTTTCTAGTTCTTTTATTAAATAATGAACAGAACAAATTGGGAATACGCTCCTGCAAAACGGAC
The sequence above is drawn from the Haloimpatiens massiliensis genome and encodes:
- the uvrA gene encoding excinuclease ABC subunit UvrA → MERWVSLIVENYIKIKGAREHNLKNVEVNIPHGKHTVIVGVSGSGKSTLAYDVIYAAGQKRLLDCLSEQVKRFTSQLKQPDVNFIEGLTPVISLKQYKPNKNPRATIGTLSEVSTYLRYLYTTIGEARCPFCRSVFPICSVHYLIKELEKLPESTIIELQFPVYKARNKKYEELFAELRKKGYKRVEIDGERKDLRDWIVVDKSPKSIMVIADKIQIHQELSRSEIQVIQNAISQGEGFLRIVIPDIEERKKCEWFFKKHGCIEHGMVMAEVLPSFFSFNDFNSACEECHGSGLRKVVYPSTLVQNSKKSMKKGPFFTQVYNNKHSFWFMLMYSLAKHYEFSFEEPFEDLPDFAKKIIFYGTNGDRFPLIRPEGYDKEMPSYTPKVGENVEFEGLVNRINKYYENKQNLELSKAEENFFNKFMSDEMCQSCNGTRLKPQRQFVNIMGYSYNDLGNMELSDLKYFIENIEIPYEKEDALLPIIHEIRTRLNSLIRIGLGYLSLNRRADTLSGGEYQRVRLAGQIGSGLMGLTYIIDEPTVGLHGMDNIKIIELLEQLRAQGNTVITIEHDVDVIKKADYIIEMGPGAGVNGGEVVADGTIEDVVKSHKSIIAPFLRRRSDYVMMKHPCENKFDFIKIVGAQANNLKNIDVSIPLNRLVCLTGVSGSGKSSLAIEILYKAFWSTLHDPRITPGKYLRIEGMKKIKDVYCIDQSPISRSKKSIPATYIGIFDTIRNIFAECDDAKKYGLTDMANFSFNSKGGCSSCKGMGYLDTHVHYLGDLQTECPVCKGARYTSEVLEVLYKGKNIAQVLDLNFEEALSFFENQTYIYNKLKYLCDLGLGYMKLGQQINTISGGEAQRLRLAKEISKIRGKKNMLYIMDEPTTGLHSKDIERLLVAIRSIIDKGNSVVLIEHNPDIIIDADYIIDIGPEAGKNGGQVVAEGTLKEILECDQSKTGQYLKLYIRDNFKI